From Acidimicrobiales bacterium, one genomic window encodes:
- a CDS encoding NTP transferase domain-containing protein, with translation MSDSAPLSLVVMAAGLGSRFGGTKQLAEVGPDGEAFLDFSIIDAVAAGVTKIVLIVRSDIEDDVRRHVARRHGHLDVAFVRQDEHGPARAKPWGTGHAVLTAAPEVPGPFIVCNADDYYGRSTYGAVAPLAAALPDDRALLAGFRMAHTLPARGEVSRGVCEVDDDRLTSLVETHGIGRRSDGSITATDPAGVLAEDTVSSMNFWGFPPRLFADLERGFDAFLAAHGHEEKAEFLLPTVVHDLMAAGELTVGVVPTAESWVGVTNPDDLAIARARIAELRA, from the coding sequence GTGTCTGATTCCGCTCCTCTCTCGTTGGTCGTGATGGCGGCCGGCCTCGGCTCGAGGTTCGGGGGCACCAAGCAGCTCGCCGAAGTCGGCCCCGACGGCGAAGCGTTCCTCGACTTCTCCATCATCGATGCCGTCGCGGCCGGCGTCACCAAGATCGTGTTGATCGTGCGCTCCGACATCGAGGACGACGTCCGCCGCCACGTCGCCCGACGCCACGGCCATCTCGACGTCGCCTTCGTCCGCCAGGACGAGCACGGTCCCGCTCGGGCCAAGCCGTGGGGGACCGGCCATGCGGTACTCACCGCCGCCCCCGAGGTGCCGGGGCCGTTCATCGTGTGCAACGCCGACGACTACTACGGCCGGTCCACCTATGGGGCCGTCGCGCCGTTGGCTGCCGCGCTGCCCGACGACCGGGCGCTGCTGGCCGGGTTCAGGATGGCCCACACGCTGCCGGCTCGCGGCGAGGTCAGCCGGGGAGTGTGCGAGGTCGACGACGATCGGTTGACGTCGTTGGTCGAGACCCACGGCATCGGACGGCGCTCCGACGGTTCGATCACCGCCACCGACCCGGCGGGTGTGCTGGCTGAGGACACCGTCTCGTCGATGAACTTCTGGGGGTTTCCGCCGCGGCTCTTCGCCGACCTCGAGCGGGGATTCGATGCGTTCCTCGCCGCGCACGGTCACGAGGAGAAAGCCGAGTTCCTGCTCCCGACCGTGGTCCACGACCTCATGGCCGCGGGGGAGCTGACCGTGGGCGTCGTGCCCACCGCCGAGTCCTGGGTGGGCGTCACCAATCCCGACGATCTGGCCATCGCCCGGGCCCGGATCGCCGAGCTTCGGGCATGA
- a CDS encoding SpoIIE family protein phosphatase has protein sequence MTESSDRMVAGSLGYLTAGVDDLIDDVNTTCLDWLGLSRVEVVGRRSIQDLLAPGDRIYYDTHIRPLLEITGEVKEIAVELVDADGGRRPVLINVAVHADATGGRTRTVVVLIEATERRRYEQELLRQRQVAERAAVRVGALYEVASGLAGILTEADVARVVSERSAASFDGAECSVWLFDSDLGAVTRAGSDETATTVEIADVVERAPALAQLANGEVLVVEDSHASIGEYPLIEQWMRSAGRRSLAIAPLHADGRLIGLLGYGFDVVHEFDEQDRQVALTLATQTNHALERARGFGAEVQSRERLEGLLRFSTRLSGAMSVDEVLDTIDEEGGRLLRTRRIRVVLLDEEHRTVRYFGGGQPSQDVALATQSVGCEVVRTGEVVFCTNGRELRRRFPESPLLAEGHAGRVIGVPLARDGEVSGAVVVAFSSPGAIIDADRTLVRVFAEQADQAVRRAVLHDNEVSARRRADQLLALSSAVNAAVTTREVAGAITSRGMRAFDAAWLAVYVAEGDDNERDRFELFAHGDAGDATPDFPVEISAHEGVVADLAGRRTPRYAYGRPTPDLDCGAFLELPWSALGFLPLTMSDRLVGLVAIGFEDTTDLTPAAQVALAGLTAEASAALGRARRYELQHEVAVTLQASLLAGELPTTPGWRISVVYRPGSEHLMVGGDLFDVTVAGDGRTVVIVGDVVGHGLDAAASMGQLRSAARALALVSDGPLEVLQGLDKFARITPGVRCSSLVCLSLTPDGAGTHASAGHPYPVLCHPDGRSELLLGGRSALLGVGRNPDSEATFEVEPGGRVVVYTDGLVERPGEHPDDGFARLRGHLEAEFGPGQSCDASAIARTVLGRTQPRDDAVVVCVARI, from the coding sequence TTGACCGAGTCGTCCGACCGCATGGTCGCAGGTTCGCTCGGTTATCTCACCGCCGGGGTCGATGATCTGATCGACGATGTCAACACGACCTGCCTCGATTGGCTCGGCCTGTCGAGAGTCGAGGTCGTCGGACGGCGATCGATCCAGGATCTCCTGGCCCCGGGCGACCGGATCTACTACGACACCCACATCCGCCCGCTGCTGGAGATCACAGGTGAGGTGAAGGAGATCGCCGTCGAGCTGGTGGACGCCGATGGTGGCCGTCGTCCGGTGTTGATCAACGTCGCAGTACACGCCGATGCGACGGGAGGGCGGACTCGCACCGTCGTGGTGCTGATCGAGGCGACCGAGCGACGCCGCTATGAGCAGGAGCTCCTCCGCCAGCGCCAGGTGGCCGAGCGCGCTGCTGTCCGGGTCGGCGCGCTCTACGAAGTGGCATCCGGTCTCGCCGGCATCCTCACCGAGGCCGATGTGGCGCGGGTGGTGTCGGAACGCAGCGCCGCGAGTTTCGACGGGGCCGAGTGTTCGGTCTGGCTCTTCGATTCCGACCTGGGGGCGGTCACCCGTGCGGGCTCGGATGAAACGGCGACCACGGTCGAAATCGCCGATGTCGTTGAACGCGCGCCGGCGCTCGCGCAGCTCGCCAACGGCGAGGTGTTGGTGGTGGAGGACAGCCACGCGTCGATCGGCGAGTACCCGCTGATCGAACAGTGGATGCGCTCGGCCGGGCGCCGGTCCTTGGCGATCGCGCCGCTGCACGCCGACGGCCGTCTGATCGGCCTCCTCGGCTACGGGTTCGACGTGGTGCACGAGTTCGACGAACAGGATCGACAGGTCGCGCTCACCCTGGCGACCCAGACGAACCACGCCCTCGAACGGGCGCGGGGGTTCGGGGCCGAGGTGCAGAGCCGTGAGCGTCTCGAAGGTCTCCTGCGGTTCTCCACCCGCCTCTCCGGAGCGATGTCGGTCGACGAGGTACTCGACACGATCGACGAAGAGGGAGGCCGGCTCCTGCGAACGCGCCGGATCCGGGTCGTGCTACTCGACGAGGAACACCGCACGGTCCGGTACTTCGGTGGGGGACAACCGAGCCAGGACGTCGCGCTGGCGACGCAGTCGGTTGGCTGCGAGGTCGTGCGGACCGGCGAGGTCGTCTTCTGCACGAACGGAAGAGAGTTGCGGCGCCGCTTCCCCGAGAGTCCGCTACTCGCCGAAGGTCACGCTGGACGGGTCATCGGCGTTCCGCTGGCCCGCGATGGCGAGGTTTCTGGCGCGGTGGTGGTCGCGTTCTCGTCGCCGGGCGCCATCATCGACGCCGACCGGACGCTGGTTCGAGTATTCGCCGAGCAGGCTGATCAGGCCGTTCGGCGCGCCGTGCTCCACGACAACGAGGTGTCGGCTCGTCGCCGGGCCGATCAACTGCTCGCCCTGTCGTCGGCGGTGAACGCAGCGGTCACGACACGCGAGGTCGCCGGCGCCATCACCAGCCGCGGGATGCGAGCATTCGATGCCGCGTGGCTCGCGGTCTATGTCGCCGAAGGCGATGACAACGAACGCGACCGTTTCGAGCTGTTCGCCCACGGCGACGCAGGGGACGCGACGCCGGACTTTCCGGTGGAGATCTCCGCACACGAGGGGGTCGTGGCCGATCTCGCCGGCCGGCGCACCCCTCGCTACGCCTACGGCCGGCCGACCCCCGACCTCGATTGCGGTGCATTTCTGGAACTCCCCTGGAGTGCGCTTGGGTTCCTCCCGCTGACGATGTCGGACCGACTGGTCGGGTTGGTCGCCATCGGGTTCGAGGACACCACCGACCTGACCCCGGCCGCGCAGGTGGCGCTCGCCGGTCTGACCGCGGAGGCGAGCGCCGCGCTGGGCCGCGCGCGACGCTACGAGCTGCAACACGAGGTCGCCGTGACCCTCCAGGCCAGTCTCCTGGCGGGTGAGCTGCCGACGACACCGGGCTGGAGGATCTCGGTCGTTTATCGTCCCGGCAGCGAACACCTCATGGTGGGTGGCGACCTCTTCGACGTGACGGTCGCGGGTGACGGACGCACCGTGGTGATCGTTGGCGACGTCGTCGGTCACGGTCTCGATGCCGCCGCATCCATGGGTCAGCTCCGGAGCGCGGCTCGCGCGCTGGCGCTGGTGAGCGATGGCCCGCTCGAGGTTCTGCAGGGTCTCGACAAGTTCGCTCGGATCACGCCGGGCGTTCGCTGCTCGTCGCTCGTGTGTCTGTCGCTCACCCCCGACGGCGCAGGCACCCACGCCTCGGCCGGCCACCCCTACCCCGTGCTCTGCCACCCCGATGGTCGGAGTGAACTGCTGCTCGGGGGTCGTTCGGCGCTGCTGGGTGTGGGCCGCAACCCGGATTCCGAGGCAACATTCGAGGTTGAGCCCGGCGGACGTGTCGTCGTCTACACCGACGGTCTCGTCGAGCGGCCCGGTGAGCATCCCGACGACGGCTTCGCGCGGCTCCGTGGCCACTTGGAAGCGGAGTTCGGGCCGGGACAGAGCTGCGATGCGAGCGCCATCGCCCGGACGGTACTTGGCCGCACTCAACCGCGCGACGATGCCGTGGTGGTCTGCGTCGCCCGAATCTGA
- a CDS encoding histidine phosphatase family protein, which produces MRLILVRHGNAHAGLHGVIAGPKHCRGLTDLGRVQAARLADHLAARDGAGVDRLVASEIPRAVETAEILAPALGMASPVPRDCDLCEVHTGEADGLEWTEHGRIHGSFDMAAEPDRLFAPGGDSWTSFHERVRGVMDRLATDHPDSTVMAVCHAGVIAASLSVMLAVQQSPLARVLPTNTGLTEWEHDPAGGHWTLRSYNTTTHLNGADPV; this is translated from the coding sequence ATGCGACTCATCCTGGTTCGACACGGCAATGCCCACGCGGGTCTCCATGGTGTGATCGCCGGCCCGAAGCACTGTCGCGGTCTCACCGACCTCGGCCGTGTCCAAGCGGCTCGGCTCGCCGATCACCTGGCCGCTCGCGACGGTGCCGGTGTCGACCGGCTCGTCGCCAGCGAGATTCCCCGCGCGGTGGAGACGGCCGAGATCCTCGCCCCTGCGCTCGGTATGGCGTCACCGGTACCGAGAGACTGCGACCTCTGCGAGGTCCACACCGGCGAGGCCGACGGACTCGAGTGGACCGAGCACGGTCGTATCCACGGGTCGTTCGACATGGCGGCCGAACCGGATCGACTGTTCGCCCCTGGTGGTGACAGCTGGACGAGCTTTCACGAGCGGGTCCGTGGGGTGATGGACCGCTTGGCCACCGACCACCCCGATTCGACCGTCATGGCGGTGTGCCACGCCGGGGTGATCGCCGCCTCTCTGAGCGTCATGCTCGCAGTGCAGCAGTCGCCGCTGGCTCGTGTTCTCCCGACCAACACCGGACTGACCGAATGGGAGCACGATCCCGCCGGCGGTCACTGGACGTTGCGCAGCTACAACACGACCACCCACCTGAACGGCGCCGACCCGGTTTAA
- a CDS encoding pentapeptide repeat-containing protein yields MPWIEVDEPYAEPPRAVGPLSEPGDDGTVDLDERWGSILSAELRGGIDISTCEQLEVRGSVFRGVSFRAQPGVELDVTASRFVECDLTALRFAKLTNTVFEGCKLSGIDVSGGLARDVVFDRSLMQLSVLRMAELERVEFRDTTLDDVDCYEADLAHVAVPGSALRSVELDKARFRAVDLRGATELDIRSCRHLEGCLLSPPQLVPLVHLFAEAAGVSVAKEPEQ; encoded by the coding sequence ATGCCATGGATCGAGGTCGATGAACCGTATGCCGAGCCGCCGCGCGCGGTCGGTCCACTGAGCGAACCCGGCGACGACGGCACGGTCGATCTGGACGAGCGTTGGGGCTCGATCCTCTCCGCCGAGTTGCGCGGCGGCATCGACATCAGCACGTGCGAGCAACTCGAGGTCCGCGGCTCGGTCTTCCGCGGCGTGAGCTTTCGGGCGCAGCCAGGAGTCGAACTCGATGTGACGGCGTCGCGTTTCGTCGAATGCGACCTCACCGCCCTGCGCTTCGCGAAGCTGACCAACACCGTGTTCGAGGGCTGCAAGCTCTCGGGCATCGATGTCAGCGGCGGACTCGCGCGTGACGTGGTGTTCGACCGTTCGCTGATGCAACTGAGCGTGCTTCGCATGGCCGAGCTCGAGCGCGTCGAGTTCCGCGACACCACGCTCGACGATGTCGATTGCTACGAGGCCGATCTTGCCCATGTCGCGGTGCCCGGTTCCGCGCTGCGCAGCGTCGAGCTCGACAAGGCACGGTTCCGTGCCGTCGATCTGCGAGGGGCGACCGAGCTCGACATCCGGTCGTGCCGCCACCTCGAGGGCTGCCTGCTGTCGCCGCCGCAGCTGGTGCCACTGGTGCATCTCTTCGCCGAGGCCGCCGGTGTCTCTGTGGCGAAGGAGCCCGAGCAATAG
- a CDS encoding VWA domain-containing protein has protein sequence MVLTAVLLATACGEAGDTDTASSDPTVATSVVPSGDRGWLEGDDLEWFDSSGGLDESGDDMAMDMDMATEASDGDSEFREIGPIDPRPDDSPLQAGSIDDGDDVAAYLEYRAGVLDSGLRVRPLDVTDSTVFTVTGSNGLPVLDAAVEFWDPAADRATGTPLVTLRTTADGSVRFAPAAMAADAAELAVVVRVGDVATDVAYERGVTSVDVSVEAPGGVDGSVPLDVHFVIDATGSMGDEISRLRDNMTSIANQIAALPSAPDVRFGMTVYRDVGDLFVTRTFDLTDDLSSFLDALADVQAEGGGDYPEALDEALADALEKPEWRRDGAVELMFVIADAPNQVERDVQTPATATAVAAAEAGVKIFPVAASGTDDQAEYVMRELAFVTGGRFVFLSYGVAGAGTATGPSSDISADDYDELPLDALVVRLVQDELEALTGDEQLPPETTTTSLPVTTTTFEQ, from the coding sequence TTGGTCCTCACCGCAGTGCTGCTCGCCACTGCCTGCGGCGAGGCGGGCGACACCGACACCGCATCGAGTGACCCGACCGTCGCCACCTCAGTGGTGCCGAGTGGCGATCGTGGTTGGCTCGAGGGCGACGACCTCGAATGGTTCGACTCCTCCGGTGGCCTGGATGAGAGCGGCGACGACATGGCGATGGACATGGACATGGCCACCGAGGCATCCGACGGCGACAGCGAGTTCCGCGAGATCGGGCCGATCGATCCTCGGCCCGACGACTCGCCGCTACAGGCCGGTTCGATCGACGATGGCGATGACGTGGCCGCCTACCTCGAGTACCGGGCCGGCGTGCTCGACTCGGGTCTCCGCGTGCGGCCCCTCGACGTGACCGACTCGACGGTCTTCACGGTGACGGGCAGCAACGGCCTGCCCGTGCTCGACGCGGCCGTCGAGTTCTGGGACCCGGCGGCCGACCGGGCGACCGGTACCCCCTTGGTCACGCTGCGCACCACCGCCGACGGCTCGGTGCGCTTCGCCCCTGCCGCGATGGCGGCCGACGCCGCCGAACTCGCCGTCGTCGTCCGAGTCGGCGATGTCGCCACGGATGTCGCCTACGAGCGGGGAGTGACCTCGGTCGATGTCTCGGTCGAGGCGCCCGGCGGTGTCGACGGTTCGGTCCCGCTCGACGTGCACTTCGTGATCGACGCCACCGGCTCGATGGGCGACGAGATCTCCCGGCTGCGCGACAACATGACGTCGATCGCCAACCAGATCGCCGCACTGCCGAGTGCGCCCGACGTGCGTTTCGGCATGACCGTCTATCGCGATGTCGGCGATCTGTTCGTCACCCGCACGTTCGACCTCACCGACGATCTCTCCTCGTTCCTCGATGCGCTGGCCGATGTCCAGGCCGAGGGCGGCGGCGACTATCCCGAAGCGCTCGACGAGGCCCTCGCCGACGCCCTCGAGAAGCCCGAGTGGCGTCGGGACGGTGCCGTCGAGCTGATGTTCGTCATCGCCGATGCGCCGAACCAGGTCGAGCGCGACGTGCAGACGCCCGCCACCGCCACGGCCGTCGCGGCTGCCGAAGCGGGCGTCAAGATCTTCCCGGTGGCCGCCAGTGGCACCGACGACCAGGCCGAGTACGTGATGCGAGAGCTGGCCTTCGTGACCGGTGGGCGCTTCGTCTTCCTGTCCTACGGCGTGGCCGGCGCCGGCACCGCTACGGGGCCCAGCTCCGACATCAGCGCCGACGACTACGACGAACTGCCGCTCGATGCGCTGGTCGTCCGGCTGGTCCAGGACGAGCTCGAGGCCCTCACCGGCGACGAGCAGCTCCCGCCGGAGACCACGACCACGAGCCTGCCGGTCACCACGACGACCTTCGAGCAGTAG
- a CDS encoding acetyl-CoA acetyltransferase yields MGSHGIKDQVAIIGMGCTPFLEHWDKSLDDLIIDAAQSTYASAGIAQEDIDAFWFGTSQSAASGLAMAGPLKIQGKPVTRVENYCATGSEAMRNAAYAVASGAYDVVMALGAEKVKDGGYQGLNAFPIPTDGTQRTLTAAAMFSLILPSYSEKYGVDPERLRYTVAKIAEKNHYNGARNPLAQFRRETSAEQICQMAAVAGELSVFDCAGVADGAAAVIMCRAEDAHKYCPNPLYIKALSFVAGTGAGSLDPDYDYTTLHESKWAADDAYSQAGVTDPKSQIAMAEVHDCFTPTELVLMEDLGFSDPGGAWQDVLDGAFQLDGRLPVNTDGGLKSFGHPVGASGLRMLYEVWLQMRGEAPEDRRIPETDRKLALTHNLGGYPGEMVSFVGIYGPEPG; encoded by the coding sequence ATGGGTTCACACGGCATCAAGGACCAGGTCGCCATCATCGGCATGGGCTGCACGCCCTTCCTCGAGCACTGGGACAAGTCGCTCGACGACCTCATCATCGACGCGGCCCAGTCCACCTACGCGTCGGCCGGCATCGCCCAGGAAGACATCGACGCGTTCTGGTTCGGCACTTCCCAGTCGGCCGCCTCTGGGCTCGCCATGGCCGGGCCCCTGAAGATCCAGGGCAAGCCGGTCACCCGCGTCGAGAACTATTGCGCCACTGGCTCCGAGGCGATGCGCAACGCGGCCTACGCAGTGGCATCGGGCGCCTACGACGTGGTGATGGCGCTCGGCGCCGAGAAGGTGAAGGACGGCGGCTACCAAGGGCTCAACGCGTTCCCCATCCCCACCGACGGGACGCAGCGCACCCTCACCGCGGCGGCCATGTTCAGCCTGATCCTGCCGTCGTACTCCGAGAAGTACGGGGTCGATCCGGAGCGGCTGCGCTACACAGTGGCGAAGATCGCCGAGAAGAACCACTACAACGGGGCCCGCAATCCGCTGGCCCAGTTCCGGCGCGAGACCTCCGCCGAGCAGATCTGCCAGATGGCTGCGGTGGCCGGCGAACTCTCGGTGTTCGACTGCGCCGGGGTGGCCGACGGCGCCGCCGCGGTGATCATGTGCCGGGCCGAGGATGCCCACAAGTACTGCCCGAACCCGCTCTACATCAAAGCGCTGTCGTTCGTCGCCGGCACCGGCGCGGGCTCGCTCGATCCCGACTACGACTACACGACGCTTCACGAGAGCAAGTGGGCCGCGGATGACGCCTACTCCCAGGCCGGCGTGACCGACCCGAAATCCCAGATCGCCATGGCCGAGGTGCACGACTGCTTCACCCCGACCGAACTCGTCCTCATGGAGGACCTCGGGTTCTCCGATCCCGGCGGTGCGTGGCAAGACGTGCTCGACGGCGCCTTCCAGCTCGACGGACGGCTGCCGGTCAACACCGACGGCGGTCTCAAGTCGTTCGGCCACCCGGTCGGGGCGTCCGGCCTGCGCATGCTCTACGAGGTCTGGCTCCAGATGCGGGGCGAAGCCCCCGAGGATCGGCGCATCCCCGAGACCGACCGCAAGCTCGCACTCACCCACAATCTCGGCGGCTACCCCGGCGAGATGGTGAGCTTCGTCGGCATCTACGGCCCCGAACCGGGCTGA
- a CDS encoding OB-fold domain-containing protein: MRGIIASGGYIPHRRLDRSEISAFFGKGGGKGTRSVAGFDEDTTTMGAEAARNALRDAGDVTVDSVWFSTSTPAYLEKTNAAAIHAALRLEPSVSALDLGGALRSGIGALRTALQGGGTSLVISADIRDGMATSADEASGGDGAAALIVGDESAGPVIAEYVGAGIATDEFLERWRVPGAERSRVWEERFGEVTYAPLMKQAFDAALADAGVDAGDIDHLAVAGMHARAIKRGGKAFGAATEKMVDDLSSSVGNTGTAHPALLLTATLEQAEPGQLIAVVMLADGVEVVILRTTDAIADYRSTAPVAAQAAAGAPVSYGKFLSWRGMVAVEPPNRPAPNRPSASAAHRREDWKFGFVGTRDRSSGMIHLPPARVSQKGGAVDDMEPVAMADTQGTIAAFTIDKLVYSPSPPVVFAVVDFDGGGRAPLEMTDVDPDEVEVGGRVEPTFRRLFTSDEIHNYFWKVRPVRAGESEV, from the coding sequence ATGCGCGGCATCATCGCCAGCGGGGGTTACATCCCCCATCGTCGTCTCGACCGCAGTGAGATCAGTGCCTTCTTCGGCAAGGGTGGCGGCAAGGGCACTCGCTCCGTCGCCGGGTTCGACGAGGACACCACCACGATGGGCGCCGAGGCCGCCCGCAACGCGTTGCGTGACGCCGGCGACGTCACCGTCGACTCGGTCTGGTTCTCCACCTCCACGCCCGCCTATCTCGAGAAGACCAACGCCGCGGCCATCCATGCCGCGCTGCGGCTCGAGCCGTCGGTATCGGCCCTCGACCTCGGGGGTGCCCTCCGCTCGGGCATCGGTGCGCTGCGCACGGCGCTCCAGGGCGGCGGCACGTCGCTGGTCATCAGCGCCGACATCCGCGACGGCATGGCCACCTCGGCCGACGAGGCGAGCGGTGGCGACGGCGCGGCTGCGCTGATCGTGGGCGACGAGTCCGCCGGTCCGGTCATTGCCGAATACGTGGGTGCGGGCATTGCCACCGACGAGTTCCTCGAGCGCTGGCGGGTGCCCGGGGCCGAACGGTCGCGGGTGTGGGAGGAGCGGTTCGGCGAGGTCACCTACGCCCCGCTGATGAAGCAGGCGTTCGACGCCGCGCTCGCCGACGCCGGTGTCGACGCCGGCGACATCGACCACCTCGCGGTGGCCGGCATGCACGCCCGGGCGATCAAGCGGGGCGGCAAGGCGTTCGGCGCGGCCACCGAGAAGATGGTCGACGATCTGTCTTCGTCGGTCGGCAACACCGGCACCGCCCACCCCGCGCTGCTCCTCACCGCCACGCTCGAGCAGGCGGAGCCCGGTCAGCTGATCGCCGTGGTGATGCTGGCCGACGGGGTCGAGGTCGTCATCCTGCGCACCACCGACGCCATCGCCGACTATCGCTCGACCGCTCCCGTTGCGGCGCAGGCCGCGGCCGGTGCGCCGGTGAGCTACGGCAAATTCCTCTCGTGGCGGGGCATGGTGGCGGTCGAGCCGCCCAACCGTCCCGCCCCCAACCGGCCGTCGGCCAGCGCCGCCCATCGGCGTGAGGACTGGAAGTTCGGCTTCGTCGGCACCCGCGATCGCAGCAGCGGCATGATCCACCTCCCTCCGGCCCGGGTCTCGCAGAAGGGTGGCGCGGTCGACGACATGGAGCCGGTCGCCATGGCCGACACGCAGGGCACCATCGCCGCGTTCACGATCGACAAGCTCGTCTACTCGCCGAGCCCGCCGGTGGTCTTCGCCGTCGTCGACTTCGACGGCGGCGGGCGAGCCCCGCTCGAGATGACCGACGTCGACCCCGACGAGGTCGAGGTCGGCGGTCGCGTCGAACCCACGTTCCGTCGTCTCTTCACCAGCGACGAGATCCACAACTATTTCTGGAAAGTCCGGCCGGTCAGGGCCGGAGAAAGCGAAGTCTGA
- a CDS encoding VOC family protein — MSDTTADRTDEWARLRAEHLRAKSERPPSTARGVHHVALLCTDVERTIAFYQDILGFPLTELFENRDYEGSTHFFFDIGNGNALAFFDFPKLGLVDYAEVLGGLHHLAISVAPDNWVEQKAALEAAGVEIHIVESSMYFRDPDGARIELINDPLGEMYGDPVM, encoded by the coding sequence ATGAGCGACACCACGGCCGACCGCACCGACGAGTGGGCAAGGCTTCGCGCCGAACACCTCCGGGCGAAATCCGAGCGACCACCGTCGACCGCCCGGGGTGTGCACCACGTCGCCCTTCTCTGCACAGACGTCGAGCGGACGATCGCGTTCTACCAGGACATCCTCGGCTTCCCGCTGACCGAGCTGTTCGAGAACCGTGACTACGAGGGCTCGACCCACTTCTTCTTCGACATCGGCAACGGCAACGCGCTGGCGTTCTTCGACTTCCCGAAGCTGGGGCTCGTCGACTACGCCGAGGTGCTCGGCGGGCTGCACCATCTGGCGATCTCGGTGGCCCCGGACAACTGGGTCGAACAGAAGGCCGCGCTCGAGGCTGCCGGCGTCGAGATCCACATCGTGGAGTCGTCGATGTACTTCCGCGACCCCGACGGGGCGAGGATCGAGCTGATCAACGATCCGCTCGGGGAGATGTACGGCGATCCCGTGATGTAG
- a CDS encoding alpha/beta hydrolase, which translates to MSVVTNNVQCLGPADAMPVLFAHGFGCGQEMWRDVVPTFVDDHRVVLFDHVGCGGSDPGAFDPQRHRSLDGYAADVVDIIDELALTGLVFVGHSVSGMIGVLAAARRPEEFAALVLVSPSPRYIDDGDYRGGFSESDIEELLQSLDNNYLGWARSMAPTIMANPERPELGEELADSFCRVDPGIAKAFAHATFRGDNRDDLAGVHVPTLILQSARDAIAAPHVGEYVHQRIPDSELVVLDVSGHCPNLSAPQVTSAAIRRFVDDLSVRA; encoded by the coding sequence ATGTCCGTCGTCACCAACAACGTGCAGTGCCTCGGCCCAGCCGACGCGATGCCGGTCCTCTTCGCACACGGATTCGGCTGCGGCCAGGAGATGTGGCGCGACGTCGTTCCGACGTTCGTCGACGACCATCGAGTGGTGCTCTTCGACCATGTCGGCTGTGGTGGCAGCGACCCGGGGGCGTTCGATCCTCAACGGCACCGATCGCTCGACGGTTATGCGGCCGATGTGGTCGACATCATCGACGAGTTGGCGTTGACCGGACTCGTCTTCGTGGGCCACTCCGTGAGCGGAATGATCGGTGTCCTCGCTGCGGCCCGACGGCCGGAGGAATTTGCCGCGCTGGTGCTGGTGAGTCCATCGCCGCGCTACATCGACGACGGCGACTACCGCGGCGGGTTCAGCGAATCCGACATCGAGGAGCTCCTCCAGTCACTCGACAACAACTATCTGGGCTGGGCACGGTCGATGGCCCCGACGATCATGGCCAACCCCGAGCGCCCCGAACTCGGCGAGGAGCTCGCTGACAGCTTCTGTCGCGTCGACCCCGGTATCGCCAAGGCGTTCGCACATGCGACATTTCGCGGCGACAATCGAGATGATCTCGCTGGTGTCCACGTGCCCACCCTGATCCTGCAATCCGCCCGGGACGCGATCGCTGCACCACATGTCGGCGAGTACGTCCACCAGCGCATCCCCGACAGCGAACTCGTCGTTCTCGACGTCAGCGGTCACTGTCCCAACCTGTCCGCTCCGCAGGTGACCTCGGCCGCAATCCGACGGTTCGTCGACGACCTCTCCGTACGCGCTTGA